A single region of the Leptotrichia sp. OH3620_COT-345 genome encodes:
- the lgt gene encoding prolipoprotein diacylglyceryl transferase — MKPYLFKIGNFELRIYSLMYIIAFLVGIFIASKDKVAEKRGIKDKKMIEDFAFWAIISGLIGARLYYVIFKFSEYMISPISILKVWEGGLAIHGGIIGGLIGSYLYAKKYNLNIWVLTDMGVGPLLFGQFLGRFGNLANGEVHGVPTFTPLNVIFTGNFNQWWISYQSMSLEMQAKFKELIPWGIVFPKDTPAGIEFPDYPLHPAMLYESFLNLIGFLLLWFYFRKKEYNPGVLSMIYLIIYGVIRIFVSTFRAEDLMVYGIRAPYMISLLMFVFAFIGIKYFGRKNRLYKK, encoded by the coding sequence ATGAAACCTTATTTATTTAAAATCGGTAACTTTGAGTTGAGGATATACAGTCTGATGTATATAATAGCTTTTCTTGTAGGAATATTCATAGCATCAAAAGATAAAGTAGCCGAAAAAAGAGGAATAAAAGATAAGAAAATGATAGAAGACTTTGCTTTCTGGGCAATAATTTCAGGTCTTATAGGAGCAAGGTTGTATTATGTGATTTTTAAATTCAGTGAGTATATGATCAGTCCTATTTCTATATTGAAAGTATGGGAAGGAGGGCTTGCAATACATGGAGGAATAATAGGAGGCCTTATTGGATCATATTTATATGCTAAAAAATATAACCTTAATATATGGGTATTGACTGATATGGGCGTAGGTCCTTTGTTATTTGGACAATTTTTAGGAAGATTCGGCAATTTGGCAAATGGTGAAGTTCACGGTGTTCCGACATTTACTCCTTTAAATGTAATATTTACAGGGAATTTCAATCAGTGGTGGATTTCATATCAGTCTATGTCTCTTGAAATGCAGGCAAAATTTAAAGAGCTCATTCCATGGGGAATAGTTTTTCCCAAAGATACTCCGGCAGGAATTGAATTTCCGGATTATCCTTTACATCCGGCAATGCTTTACGAATCATTTCTAAATTTGATAGGCTTTTTACTGCTCTGGTTTTATTTTAGGAAGAAAGAGTATAATCCGGGAGTATTAAGTATGATTTATCTCATAATATACGGAGTTATAAGAATTTTTGTAAGTACATTCAGAGCTGAAGACTTGATGGTTTACGGTATAAGAGCACCTTATATGATAAGTCTTTTAATGTTTGTATTTGCATTTATAGGAATAAAATATTTCGGTAGAAAGAACAGATTGTATAAAAAATAA
- a CDS encoding DUF5320 domain-containing protein, whose amino-acid sequence MSIKEYMKERNVSRRTIYNRIEKGQLEVIKEKNKTYIVKENLKAGIKKSEINISRLRELNEILDSSRNSNEILKSFDYPFLRERLSSIEKALINFTMDISKSDIELKETIKKFTEEIFEKFENSKNKNDNFMENLLVINEQNSNFFKENIENLKNKVEILENTLKNIENKLDELIKKQETKKGLFR is encoded by the coding sequence ATGTCAATAAAGGAGTATATGAAGGAACGTAACGTTTCAAGAAGGACCATTTATAATCGTATTGAAAAAGGGCAACTTGAAGTTATAAAAGAAAAAAATAAAACATATATTGTAAAAGAAAATTTAAAAGCGGGAATTAAGAAATCCGAAATAAATATTTCCCGATTAAGAGAACTGAATGAAATTTTAGACTCTTCCAGAAATTCTAATGAAATCCTAAAAAGTTTTGATTACCCTTTTTTAAGGGAAAGACTTTCTTCTATTGAAAAGGCACTAATCAATTTCACCATGGACATAAGTAAGTCAGATATCGAACTTAAAGAAACAATTAAAAAATTTACAGAAGAAATATTTGAAAAATTTGAAAATTCCAAAAATAAAAATGATAATTTCATGGAAAATCTTTTAGTCATAAATGAACAAAACAGTAATTTTTTTAAAGAAAACATTGAAAATCTAAAAAATAAAGTTGAAATTCTTGAAAATACACTGAAAAATATAGAAAATAAACTTGATGAATTAATAAAAAAACAGGAAACTAAAAAAGGACTGTTCAGATAA